In one Polaribacter sp. ALD11 genomic region, the following are encoded:
- a CDS encoding polysaccharide biosynthesis/export family protein: protein MNLFTTKRLLFFIIITLAICFSSCVSNKKIAYFQFDEIDQENVSNVYKTVFKPDDLLQITISSDDLEAVKPFNLPAVAFSAASNAVVGQAQQLTYLIDSNGEIDFPIFGKLKIGGLTREETIYMLKSKLSPDYVKNPTVNIRISNFKITVQGDVSKPGTFNIPNERVTILDAIGLAGDLNISGKRDNVLVIREEGAFKKEYRVNLLSKNTYTSPVFYLQQNDIVYVEHNYARIQSASSNTNTGLFISITGTLIAIITLLTR, encoded by the coding sequence ATGAATTTATTTACTACTAAAAGACTTCTTTTTTTTATAATTATAACACTTGCTATTTGTTTTTCTTCTTGTGTTTCTAATAAAAAAATAGCTTATTTTCAGTTTGACGAGATCGATCAAGAAAATGTGAGTAATGTGTATAAAACTGTTTTTAAACCAGATGATTTATTACAAATTACAATCTCTTCAGATGATTTAGAAGCTGTGAAGCCTTTTAATTTACCAGCAGTAGCTTTCTCTGCAGCAAGTAATGCCGTTGTAGGTCAAGCACAGCAGTTAACATATTTAATAGATAGCAATGGTGAAATTGATTTCCCGATATTTGGTAAATTAAAAATAGGAGGATTGACACGGGAAGAGACAATTTACATGTTAAAGTCTAAATTATCGCCAGATTATGTGAAGAACCCTACTGTAAATATTAGAATATCTAATTTTAAAATTACCGTACAAGGAGATGTAAGTAAACCAGGGACCTTTAATATTCCAAATGAAAGAGTTACAATTTTAGATGCGATAGGATTGGCGGGAGATTTAAATATTTCAGGAAAAAGAGACAATGTCTTGGTAATTAGAGAAGAAGGAGCATTTAAAAAAGAGTATAGAGTGAACCTATTATCTAAAAACACCTACACCTCTCCAGTTTTTTACTTGCAGCAGAACGATATTGTATATGTAGAACACAATTATGCAAGAATACAATCTGCTTCATCTAATACAAATACCGGTTTGTTCATTTCCATTACAGGAACATTAATAGCAATCATTACACTTTTAACTAGATAG
- a CDS encoding nucleoside-diphosphate sugar epimerase/dehydratase, producing the protein MIKNFFLKALNKYASKWIVLFIDVLIVCISFIIAYAIRFNISLNFDVSSLKEQVPVVIILSLVSFLLVGSYKGIIRHTGTKDAFNVFFGVTIFSISIGGLVVANQFLEIYKGFTIPKSIVLIHYLVAVFLLIISRYVFKAFYEVLSTELKSITNVLIYGAGDSGMITYGALNRERGNNYDILGFIDDDVNKVNKKIDRIRIFNAAKIDKEFIDKNDIDEIIISIQNIKPNRLLEIADVLMGLGVDVKIVPPLSKWIGGDLQANQIKQINIDDLLGREVISINNPIVKREFTGKVVLVTGAAGSIGSEISRQLSTYNLDLLILIDQAESPLYDLQQELVQNGQNNFKAIVADVRDLKRMEEVFNTYKPQKVFHAAAYKHVPLMEKSPYEAVRINICGTKNIADLSLKYKVERFVMVSTDKAVNPTNVMGATKRVAELYISCLSNEKSDTKFTITRFGNVLGSNGSVIPLFKKQIEKGGPLTVTHKDITRYFMTIPEACRLVLEAGTMGVGGEIYIFDMGKSVKIFDMARRMISLSGLIYPDDIDIKITGLRPGEKLYEELLADGENTTKTYHEKIMIAKSLNLNYVLSKKLILKLCTESNNLKDETIVESMKEIVPEYISNNSVYEKLDGNH; encoded by the coding sequence ATGATTAAAAATTTTTTTTTAAAAGCCTTAAATAAGTATGCCTCTAAATGGATTGTTCTATTTATAGATGTACTTATCGTATGCATATCGTTTATAATAGCGTACGCTATTCGTTTTAATATTAGCTTAAATTTTGATGTTTCAAGTCTAAAGGAACAAGTACCAGTAGTCATTATTTTATCTTTGGTTAGTTTTCTTTTGGTAGGCTCTTACAAAGGTATTATTAGACATACAGGAACAAAAGATGCGTTTAATGTTTTTTTTGGCGTTACGATATTTAGCATAAGTATAGGGGGCCTAGTAGTAGCAAATCAGTTTTTAGAAATTTATAAGGGTTTTACAATACCGAAATCTATTGTATTAATTCATTATTTGGTAGCCGTTTTCTTGTTAATTATTAGTAGATATGTTTTTAAAGCATTTTACGAAGTACTCTCTACTGAGTTAAAATCAATTACAAATGTTTTAATTTATGGAGCAGGAGATTCAGGAATGATTACTTATGGCGCTTTAAATAGAGAAAGAGGTAATAATTATGATATTTTAGGCTTTATTGACGATGATGTTAATAAAGTTAATAAAAAAATAGATAGAATTAGAATTTTTAATGCGGCTAAAATTGATAAAGAATTCATTGATAAAAATGATATCGATGAAATTATTATATCTATACAAAATATAAAACCCAATAGATTGCTAGAAATAGCCGACGTATTAATGGGTTTAGGTGTCGATGTAAAAATTGTGCCTCCGCTATCGAAATGGATTGGAGGCGATTTACAAGCAAATCAGATAAAACAAATAAATATTGATGATTTATTAGGAAGGGAAGTTATTTCTATTAACAACCCAATTGTAAAAAGAGAGTTTACAGGCAAAGTCGTTTTGGTTACAGGTGCTGCTGGCTCTATAGGAAGTGAGATTTCGAGACAACTCTCTACTTATAATCTTGATTTACTGATTTTAATAGATCAGGCAGAATCTCCATTATATGACTTACAACAAGAACTTGTTCAAAATGGGCAAAACAATTTTAAAGCCATTGTAGCAGATGTAAGAGACCTAAAACGAATGGAAGAAGTATTTAATACGTATAAGCCTCAAAAAGTTTTTCATGCAGCTGCATATAAACACGTTCCCTTAATGGAAAAAAGCCCTTATGAAGCAGTACGCATTAATATTTGTGGGACTAAAAACATTGCAGATTTATCTTTAAAATACAAAGTAGAAAGGTTTGTAATGGTTTCTACAGACAAGGCTGTAAACCCAACGAATGTAATGGGAGCAACAAAAAGAGTTGCCGAATTATACATTAGTTGTCTAAGTAATGAGAAAAGTGATACCAAATTTACAATTACTCGTTTTGGGAATGTATTAGGTTCTAACGGGTCTGTTATACCGTTGTTTAAGAAACAAATAGAGAAGGGAGGGCCTTTAACGGTTACTCACAAAGATATTACACGGTATTTTATGACAATACCAGAAGCTTGTAGGTTAGTGTTAGAAGCTGGTACCATGGGAGTTGGTGGAGAAATTTATATTTTCGATATGGGGAAATCTGTAAAGATATTTGACATGGCTAGAAGAATGATTTCACTCTCTGGGTTAATCTATCCTGATGATATTGATATAAAGATAACTGGCTTAAGACCAGGAGAAAAATTATATGAAGAATTATTAGCCGATGGAGAGAATACAACAAAAACATATCATGAAAAGATAATGATAGCAAAATCTCTAAACCTTAATTATGTACTTTCAAAAAAGTTAATTTTAAAGTTGTGTACAGAGAGTAATAATTTAAAAGATGAAACAATTGTTGAGTCTATGAAAGAAATTGTACCAGAATACATTTCTAATAATTCAGTTTATGAAAAACTAGATGGAAATCACTAA
- a CDS encoding DegT/DnrJ/EryC1/StrS aminotransferase family protein has product MNTKIYLSEPRLEYPLKILSSGDKNVLEFETSIEKYLGNNKHVAALNSGTSAIQLALVLAEVAYGDEVLCQSFTFSATANPIVYQGAKPIFIDSEKDTWNMCPFYLEKAILESISRGKKPKAIIFVHLYGMPARIDEISSIAKKYQIILIEDAAEALGSEYKGIKCGTFGDFGVFSFNNNKIITTFGGGALVCENETDKDRAVFLATQAREAAPHYQHSEIGYNYRMSNLLAGIGSEQMEVLDENVELRRGINQFYQEIFKEIEGVSVFREPTKEYHSNHWLSCITINEVTAGFTREALRLQLEKDNIESRPLWKPMHLQPVFNDCEYYGDKVCENLFINGLCLPSGSNLTEADRSRITNSIKKLL; this is encoded by the coding sequence ATGAATACTAAAATATATCTTTCTGAGCCAAGGTTGGAATATCCATTAAAAATATTGAGTTCAGGTGATAAAAATGTTTTAGAATTTGAAACATCAATAGAAAAATATTTAGGAAATAATAAGCATGTGGCTGCATTAAACTCTGGAACGTCTGCGATACAACTAGCTTTGGTTTTAGCAGAGGTTGCATATGGAGATGAAGTACTTTGTCAGAGTTTTACATTCTCAGCTACAGCAAACCCTATTGTGTATCAAGGTGCTAAACCTATCTTTATTGATAGTGAAAAAGATACTTGGAACATGTGTCCATTTTATTTAGAAAAAGCTATTTTAGAGAGCATTTCTAGAGGAAAAAAGCCTAAAGCAATTATTTTTGTTCATCTCTATGGCATGCCAGCTAGGATTGATGAAATTTCTTCAATTGCAAAAAAATACCAGATTATTTTAATTGAAGACGCTGCTGAAGCATTAGGATCTGAATATAAAGGAATCAAATGCGGCACCTTCGGTGATTTTGGGGTGTTTTCCTTCAATAATAATAAGATTATAACCACTTTTGGAGGTGGAGCACTCGTTTGTGAAAATGAAACAGACAAAGATAGAGCCGTTTTCTTAGCTACCCAAGCGAGAGAGGCGGCACCACATTACCAGCATTCTGAAATTGGATACAATTATAGAATGAGTAATCTGTTAGCGGGAATTGGTAGCGAACAAATGGAAGTTTTAGATGAAAATGTCGAGTTACGTAGAGGTATAAATCAATTTTATCAAGAAATTTTTAAGGAGATTGAAGGTGTTAGTGTTTTTAGGGAACCTACGAAAGAATATCATTCCAATCATTGGTTAAGTTGTATTACTATAAATGAAGTTACAGCGGGTTTTACAAGAGAAGCATTGCGTTTACAATTAGAAAAAGACAATATAGAGTCACGACCACTTTGGAAGCCAATGCATTTGCAACCAGTTTTTAATGATTGTGAATATTATGGTGATAAAGTTTGTGAAAACCTATTTATAAACGGACTTTGCTTGCCTTCTGGTTCTAATTTAACAGAGGCTGATAGAAGTAGAATTACAAATTCAATCAAGAAATTATTGTAA
- a CDS encoding glycosyltransferase family 4 protein gives MNTYILVLLILIVASYIYLKLAIKFKIIDKPNERSSHTKITVRGGGIIFPIAILLFFFFNDYQYLYFVLGVFIISIVSFLDDMYTLSSKIRFPFQVIAVCLILYEVGLPFSPIYLFAISLIIGVFFVNMFNFMDGINGITGFYSLAVISGLYFINLNEQIVSSELIIYVFISILIFGFYNFRKKAIFFAGDIGSISIGMLIFFIGLYLTIQLSSPLIVLLVIVYGADSANTLLYRKFFTKESIFEAHRHHIYQKLVDVKKISHLKVAVLYAVIQLIVNLIIYKTYRLDLQIQLLVLVVLVSIFITGYIYLFKKLKA, from the coding sequence ATGAATACATATATATTAGTTTTATTAATTTTAATAGTAGCTTCTTACATTTATTTGAAATTAGCAATTAAATTTAAAATTATTGACAAACCAAATGAGCGTAGTTCTCATACAAAAATAACAGTTAGAGGAGGAGGTATTATTTTTCCGATAGCCATTTTATTATTCTTTTTTTTTAATGATTATCAATATCTTTATTTCGTTCTTGGGGTTTTCATAATCTCTATTGTTAGTTTTTTAGATGACATGTATACCCTAAGTTCTAAAATTAGGTTTCCATTTCAAGTTATAGCCGTTTGTCTAATCTTGTATGAAGTGGGCTTGCCTTTTAGTCCAATCTATTTATTTGCTATATCTTTAATAATTGGTGTTTTTTTTGTTAATATGTTTAATTTTATGGACGGTATTAATGGTATAACAGGTTTTTATAGTTTAGCTGTAATTTCAGGTCTATATTTTATAAACTTAAATGAACAGATTGTGAGTTCAGAATTAATAATTTATGTATTCATATCAATATTAATTTTCGGTTTTTATAACTTTAGAAAAAAAGCAATTTTTTTTGCAGGTGACATTGGTAGTATTTCTATTGGAATGCTAATTTTTTTTATAGGTTTATACTTAACTATTCAGTTAAGTTCACCTTTAATAGTCCTCTTAGTTATTGTGTATGGCGCGGATAGTGCGAACACGCTATTGTATAGAAAGTTTTTTACAAAAGAAAGTATTTTTGAAGCACACAGACACCATATTTATCAAAAATTGGTAGACGTTAAAAAAATATCTCACTTAAAAGTAGCTGTTTTATATGCAGTTATTCAGTTAATTGTAAATCTTATAATTTATAAGACCTATCGTTTAGATTTACAAATTCAACTTTTAGTTTTAGTAGTGTTAGTATCAATTTTTATAACAGGATACATATATCTATTCAAAAAACTGAAAGCTTAA
- a CDS encoding NAD-dependent epimerase/dehydratase family protein, which yields MNKILITGITGFVGGNLRKYLDGKFNILGVSRSKDSQSICYQDLGARQLNDKKAIIHLAGKAHDLKKTSEDKEYFEVNTELTKTLFDQFLESDCEVFMYMSSVKAAADEVKGVLTEDVTPNPVTVYGKSKLAAENYILSKELPKNKRVYILRPCMIHGPNNKGNLNLLYSFVSKGIPYPFGRYENKRSFVSVDNLCFIINELIGNTEIESGIYNIADDVSLSTNELVRIIGRAIGKPSKILNTPKFLLNLLAKFGDILPIPINSERLQKLTENYEVSNLKIKKALQKELPLSTEKGIEKTIASF from the coding sequence ATGAACAAGATATTAATTACAGGAATTACTGGATTTGTAGGGGGCAATCTAAGAAAATATTTAGATGGTAAATTCAATATTCTAGGTGTTTCTAGGTCAAAAGATAGTCAAAGTATTTGTTATCAAGATTTAGGTGCGAGACAATTAAATGACAAAAAAGCCATTATCCATTTAGCTGGTAAGGCGCACGACCTAAAAAAAACATCCGAAGACAAAGAGTATTTCGAAGTAAACACCGAATTAACAAAAACCTTATTTGATCAATTTTTAGAGAGCGATTGTGAAGTTTTTATGTATATGAGTTCTGTAAAAGCTGCTGCAGATGAGGTGAAAGGGGTTTTAACAGAGGATGTTACACCAAATCCTGTAACCGTATACGGCAAATCTAAATTAGCAGCAGAAAATTACATTTTATCAAAAGAATTACCAAAAAATAAAAGAGTTTATATATTAAGACCATGTATGATTCATGGACCTAATAATAAAGGAAATCTTAATTTACTGTACAGTTTTGTATCTAAAGGGATTCCGTATCCTTTTGGTAGATATGAAAACAAAAGATCTTTTGTTTCTGTAGATAATTTATGTTTTATAATCAATGAATTGATTGGAAATACTGAAATTGAATCAGGAATTTATAATATTGCTGATGATGTGAGTTTATCTACTAATGAGTTGGTTCGTATTATAGGGAGAGCTATAGGGAAACCATCAAAAATACTAAACACACCAAAGTTTTTATTAAATCTATTGGCGAAATTTGGTGATATTTTGCCAATACCAATAAACTCAGAAAGACTGCAAAAGCTTACAGAGAATTACGAGGTTTCTAATTTGAAAATTAAAAAAGCACTTCAAAAAGAACTGCCTTTATCAACAGAAAAAGGAATAGAAAAAACAATAGCATCATTTTAA
- a CDS encoding glycosyltransferase, translated as MIIPEFSVLITVYNKENPVFFKQALDSITSKQTIKPSQIVIVKDGPLTEQLDGLINKYVNKYGSLFHIISLEKNMKQGYAANAGGKECQFDLIARMDADDIAFPDRFERQIKYLIKNNLDIVGGQIIEFKNVKEEVVSVRKVPEKHVDIVKMMKYKMPLSNPTVIFRKEVFDTINGYDPKSIPEDYDFFVRACQKGFIFGNVPFNVLWFRLGSDKDQALRRRHGGNYAKNEYKMYKKFYKIGYYSFYEFLKVILIKIPIRLLPFKLFKFLYYKLFRKI; from the coding sequence ATGATCATTCCAGAATTTTCTGTATTAATAACTGTTTATAATAAAGAGAATCCTGTTTTTTTTAAACAGGCACTTGATAGCATTACTTCAAAGCAAACGATTAAACCTTCTCAAATTGTTATTGTTAAAGATGGACCTTTGACAGAGCAGTTGGATGGTTTAATAAACAAATATGTTAATAAATATGGCAGTTTGTTTCATATTATTTCTCTTGAAAAAAATATGAAGCAAGGTTATGCGGCAAACGCAGGTGGTAAAGAGTGCCAGTTCGATTTAATTGCGAGAATGGATGCGGACGATATAGCATTTCCAGATAGGTTTGAACGCCAAATTAAGTACTTAATTAAAAATAATTTAGATATTGTAGGTGGTCAAATCATTGAGTTTAAAAATGTAAAAGAAGAGGTTGTTTCAGTGCGTAAAGTACCTGAAAAGCATGTTGATATTGTTAAGATGATGAAATATAAAATGCCTCTCTCAAATCCTACTGTTATCTTTAGAAAAGAGGTGTTTGATACTATCAATGGATATGATCCAAAATCTATTCCAGAAGATTATGATTTTTTTGTAAGAGCTTGTCAGAAAGGTTTTATTTTTGGTAATGTACCGTTTAATGTTTTATGGTTTAGACTTGGTAGTGATAAAGATCAAGCATTGAGAAGAAGACATGGGGGTAATTATGCAAAGAATGAGTATAAAATGTATAAGAAATTTTATAAAATAGGCTATTATAGTTTTTATGAATTTCTTAAGGTAATTTTAATTAAGATTCCTATTAGATTATTACCTTTTAAATTATTTAAGTTTTTGTATTATAAATTGTTTAGAAAGATATAA
- a CDS encoding glycosyltransferase family 1 protein: MKNKILHIGESIYGGGAESVLRNTLIILKENETVFQNKLIVNSGKNEDGLIDFFFHSKQLNPLSKIFSFNNYKKLKRCLKEYKPNIIHIHHLGNLTPSIFLAVLKYKKHNKVKVLHSVHTFEYVCSHQAGYDYNKGIKCTDCASELYKYKIFKRKCSRGGKLHFIGKGITSLFFSYFTSRNVVDHWTTPSIFLRDKMLLQPGMNPEGITVLRNPVLSLKKNKSKKVFFNTVQEFKFVYFGRFSEEKNIECIIKSFKIASENIANFKLILIGQGLLEKKLKELVDSESLQDRVEFINFLPKKELEGVLSTCHVSVLASKCYETASMVIIESIQNDLIPIACNHGGMKEMLDICKLGFFFKDNDYKELSNKMIDSFLNYHVHIKKIEKNKDNILEEFTKYNYRNKLVEIYSKI; encoded by the coding sequence ATGAAAAATAAAATATTACATATAGGAGAGTCTATTTATGGAGGTGGAGCTGAATCAGTTTTGAGAAATACACTAATAATACTTAAAGAGAATGAAACGGTATTTCAAAATAAATTAATTGTTAATAGTGGGAAAAATGAAGATGGGTTAATTGATTTTTTCTTTCATTCTAAACAGTTAAATCCTTTATCTAAAATTTTTTCTTTTAATAATTATAAAAAATTAAAGCGGTGTTTAAAAGAATATAAACCTAACATAATACATATACATCATTTAGGAAATTTAACTCCATCTATCTTTTTAGCTGTTCTAAAATATAAAAAACATAATAAAGTAAAGGTTTTACATTCTGTCCATACATTTGAATATGTTTGTTCTCATCAAGCTGGTTATGATTATAATAAAGGAATTAAATGTACTGATTGTGCTTCTGAACTTTATAAATATAAAATATTTAAAAGGAAATGTAGCAGAGGAGGTAAACTGCATTTTATAGGTAAAGGTATCACTAGTTTATTTTTTTCTTATTTTACAAGCAGAAATGTAGTAGATCATTGGACAACCCCCTCTATTTTTTTAAGAGATAAAATGCTTTTACAACCAGGCATGAACCCAGAGGGAATTACTGTTTTGAGAAACCCTGTTTTATCACTAAAAAAAAATAAATCTAAAAAAGTATTTTTTAATACTGTCCAGGAGTTTAAATTTGTTTATTTCGGAAGGTTTTCAGAAGAAAAAAATATTGAATGTATTATAAAATCATTCAAAATTGCTTCTGAAAATATAGCTAATTTTAAACTAATCCTAATAGGCCAGGGGTTGCTAGAAAAAAAACTAAAAGAACTTGTTGATTCTGAAAGCTTACAAGATAGAGTAGAATTTATCAATTTTCTTCCTAAAAAAGAATTGGAAGGTGTTTTAAGTACATGTCATGTATCAGTATTAGCTTCAAAATGTTATGAAACGGCTTCTATGGTAATTATAGAGTCAATTCAAAATGATTTAATACCTATTGCCTGTAATCACGGGGGAATGAAAGAAATGTTAGATATCTGTAAATTAGGTTTTTTTTTTAAGGATAATGATTATAAGGAGTTGTCGAATAAAATGATTGATTCTTTTTTAAATTATCACGTACATATCAAAAAAATAGAAAAAAATAAGGACAATATTTTAGAAGAGTTTACAAAGTATAATTACCGCAACAAATTAGTAGAAATATATTCAAAAATATGA
- a CDS encoding glycosyltransferase, with protein sequence MSIYSEPIEWIKESINSILNQTFTDFEFIIINDNPSRKENTELLKDYLQKDKRIQVIENKENIGLTKSLNKGVKIAKGKYIARMDADDISLLQRLKKQFDFMESNKDYIVCGSQISYFGDKIKSYSNWTYEDNNELKSQLVLNSCFAHPSVMIRKSVLFDNNIFYDENFKQAQDYKLWSDLSSYGKFYNIQEVLLKYRLSNQQVSKTKGTSQNKNGNRIRKGYIATILPKNIISIIENESLNLNNLKEIKEYLKTANLSKLLSNNIIFVIYLSINKNSLITLFYYFLSGDFFNNITTPGNILRVIENCILPNRKPSRL encoded by the coding sequence ATGTCAATTTATTCAGAGCCTATTGAGTGGATAAAAGAATCTATAAATTCTATTTTAAATCAAACCTTTACTGACTTTGAATTTATTATTATAAATGATAATCCTTCAAGAAAAGAAAACACTGAGTTATTAAAAGACTATCTACAAAAAGATAAAAGAATACAAGTTATTGAAAATAAAGAAAATATAGGGTTAACAAAATCGTTAAATAAAGGTGTGAAAATTGCTAAAGGAAAATATATTGCTAGGATGGATGCAGATGATATATCATTACTTCAGAGATTAAAAAAACAGTTTGATTTTATGGAATCAAATAAAGATTATATTGTTTGTGGTAGTCAAATATCTTATTTTGGAGATAAAATAAAATCATATTCAAATTGGACATATGAAGATAATAATGAACTAAAATCACAATTAGTGCTAAATTCATGTTTTGCTCATCCATCTGTAATGATAAGAAAATCGGTTTTATTTGATAATAATATTTTTTATGATGAAAATTTTAAACAGGCTCAGGATTATAAACTTTGGAGTGATTTAAGTTCCTACGGAAAATTTTACAACATTCAAGAGGTACTTTTAAAATATAGATTAAGTAACCAACAAGTCTCTAAAACAAAAGGTACTTCTCAAAATAAAAATGGTAATAGAATTAGAAAGGGGTATATAGCAACTATTTTACCAAAAAATATAATAAGTATTATAGAAAATGAAAGTTTAAATTTAAATAATTTAAAAGAGATTAAAGAATATTTAAAAACAGCAAATTTATCGAAGTTGTTGTCTAATAATATTATTTTTGTAATTTATTTATCAATTAATAAAAATAGTTTAATTACATTGTTTTATTATTTTTTATCGGGTGATTTTTTCAACAATATTACAACTCCAGGTAATATTTTAAGAGTCATAGAAAATTGTATTTTACCAAATAGAAAGCCAAGTAGGTTATAG
- a CDS encoding glycosyltransferase: protein MNLKTDKKVAAIVVTFNKKKLLVNAIQGILDQELLPNLLLIIDNNSTDGTYDILLEKGWIKEINTNEKGANIISTKEYQSKGEHILIKYVKKFENDGGAGGFYEGMKQAYDLDYEWLWLMDDDGVPAKDCLTYLYDYKSKDTVIGPLVVDIEKRKTASFLFDKDGDLMKIEELEKKDIILNQLTPFNGTFISRHIIDTIGLIEKKLFIWGDESEYQNRILKNGFSVKTVTKAKHYHPINKKKSKYRSSLFKFTIYDISNPKFQFIFFRNYIYLANKYPLNVKLGVNISLVKWIYEAIINSIYNFFIGDFYKSKICLFAIKMGLRKNFSLKNFK from the coding sequence ATGAATTTAAAGACCGATAAAAAAGTTGCAGCAATAGTCGTAACTTTTAATAAAAAAAAATTATTAGTTAATGCAATCCAAGGAATATTAGATCAAGAATTATTGCCTAATCTATTGTTGATTATTGATAATAACTCAACAGATGGCACTTATGATATTTTGCTTGAAAAAGGATGGATTAAAGAGATTAATACGAATGAAAAGGGTGCGAATATTATTTCGACAAAGGAGTATCAATCAAAAGGAGAACATATTTTAATTAAATATGTAAAGAAGTTTGAGAATGACGGTGGCGCTGGTGGTTTTTATGAGGGTATGAAACAAGCATATGATCTTGATTATGAGTGGTTATGGTTAATGGATGATGACGGAGTTCCTGCTAAGGATTGTTTAACATATTTATATGACTACAAAAGTAAAGACACGGTAATAGGTCCATTAGTCGTTGATATAGAAAAACGAAAGACAGCAAGCTTTTTATTTGATAAAGATGGAGATTTAATGAAGATTGAAGAGCTTGAAAAGAAGGATATTATCCTAAATCAATTGACTCCATTTAATGGAACTTTTATTTCAAGACATATAATTGATACAATTGGGTTGATTGAAAAGAAGTTATTTATATGGGGAGATGAATCGGAGTATCAAAATAGAATATTAAAGAATGGGTTTTCTGTTAAAACTGTTACAAAGGCTAAACACTACCATCCTATAAATAAGAAAAAATCAAAATATAGGAGCAGCTTATTTAAATTCACAATTTATGATATCTCTAATCCTAAATTTCAATTTATATTTTTTAGGAATTATATTTATCTAGCAAATAAATACCCTTTAAACGTTAAATTAGGGGTTAATATCTCTCTTGTAAAATGGATATATGAAGCTATTATTAATTCTATATATAACTTTTTTATTGGGGATTTCTATAAATCAAAAATATGTTTATTCGCCATAAAAATGGGGTTAAGAAAAAATTTTTCGTTAAAAAACTTTAAATAG